Proteins from one Pseudarthrobacter sp. BIM B-2242 genomic window:
- a CDS encoding DUF1036 domain-containing protein — protein MGLYFKNGTGDTLFVAYAYHSPGCEGGTDWSKKGWYRIGPGGTVKVYSGWAGPGKYFVFAENESRTRSWSGPFFTQLPSNAFDWCWQTGSSNSRTLGLAKFEVGWGILDHTVRLA, from the coding sequence ATGGGCCTCTACTTCAAGAACGGCACCGGGGACACCCTCTTCGTGGCCTACGCCTACCACTCTCCCGGTTGCGAGGGCGGCACGGACTGGTCCAAGAAGGGCTGGTACCGCATCGGGCCCGGTGGCACCGTGAAGGTCTACAGCGGGTGGGCGGGGCCCGGGAAGTACTTCGTCTTCGCCGAGAACGAGTCCCGCACCAGGAGCTGGTCCGGCCCGTTCTTCACGCAACTGCCCTCAAATGCCTTCGACTGGTGCTGGCAAACCGGGAGCAGCAACAGCCGCACGCTAGGTCTGGCCAAATTCGAGGTGGGCTGGGGAATCCTGGACCACACCGTCCGTTTGGCTTGA
- a CDS encoding radical SAM protein: MREVSAGFGHRVLQVHPTLRCNLKCTHCYSSSSPANVEEMDVEPLRDAITAAAHLGFQSMSVSGGEPLMYRGLDELLAHARSIGMRTGVVTNGALVSKDKVKQLAALVDVVAVSLDGPKDLHNRIRGSHQSYDRALRALALLAEAGVSTAVLHTVTKDSLPFVADLVSTAREHGAAVVRLHPLELYGRAAGSMGGQALDEGDKNRLYLQALALDKLLGGGMRVETDLILRAQILGAPERVYASPFHSDGSASGVGLIDTLVLGADGDVIPVAYGMNSSYRICSLRESGLADGFQNFVDCRYEGFLNLCRSLYQRLESESRLVVNWHELLVAASNKEPLLAAAG; encoded by the coding sequence ATGCGAGAAGTGAGCGCAGGCTTCGGGCACCGTGTCCTGCAGGTCCACCCGACTTTACGATGCAACTTGAAATGCACCCACTGCTACTCGTCCTCAAGCCCGGCCAACGTCGAAGAAATGGATGTGGAACCCCTTAGGGATGCGATAACGGCGGCGGCCCACCTCGGTTTTCAGTCAATGTCAGTCTCCGGCGGAGAACCACTGATGTACCGGGGCTTGGACGAGCTGCTTGCCCATGCCAGGTCGATCGGGATGCGGACCGGTGTTGTGACCAACGGGGCTCTGGTGTCAAAGGACAAGGTGAAACAGCTTGCCGCCCTGGTAGACGTGGTGGCCGTCAGCTTGGATGGCCCGAAAGATCTACACAACCGGATCCGGGGGTCCCATCAGTCCTACGACCGGGCTTTGAGGGCTTTGGCCCTGCTCGCAGAGGCCGGCGTCTCCACGGCAGTTCTTCATACGGTTACCAAGGACTCACTGCCCTTCGTGGCAGACCTGGTTTCGACGGCCCGTGAGCACGGAGCTGCCGTTGTGCGGCTTCATCCGCTGGAGCTCTACGGCCGGGCAGCCGGGTCAATGGGCGGTCAGGCTTTGGACGAGGGAGACAAGAACAGGCTCTACCTCCAGGCACTCGCTTTGGACAAGCTGCTGGGTGGCGGGATGAGGGTCGAAACGGACCTCATCCTCCGTGCCCAGATTCTTGGTGCGCCGGAAAGAGTCTATGCCTCGCCCTTCCACAGCGACGGAAGTGCCAGCGGGGTGGGCCTCATTGACACCCTCGTGCTCGGCGCGGACGGCGACGTCATACCCGTGGCCTACGGAATGAACAGCTCTTACCGGATCTGCTCGCTCCGTGAGTCCGGTCTGGCTGATGGATTTCAAAACTTCGTGGATTGCAGGTACGAGGGTTTTTTGAACCTCTGCAGGAGTCTGTACCAGCGGTTGGAGTCAGAAAGCCGTTTGGTCGTGAACTGGCACGAATTACTGGTGGCGGCCAGCAACAAAGAGCCGTTGTTGGCTGCTGCCGGCTAA
- a CDS encoding dihydrolipoamide acetyltransferase family protein, with product MSETKVFLLPDLGEGLTEAELVNWLVAVGDEILVDQPIAEVETAKSVVEVPSPYAGTVLELHGEPGQTLDVGKPLISVAPVGSLARESGADDAAPAPSPASAPASSAPAAVAANAYREEEKAGSGNVLIGYGTPGGEGQSRRSRAPRTPVVEPAATNPAETQDVDLSLLRTRVPGKLGAVISPLVRRMAREHGVDLGELHGSGDSGLIMRRDVEAAIIPAVKESPTVEVSPVVEPAATQGAVDSRTGLDISARTPVKGVRKAVAANMARSRQEIPEATVWVDVDATALVELRAGLKKADSHATPGLLAFIARFVTAGLKRFPELNTRIETTDGGAQEIVSFGGVNLGFAAQTDRGLMVPSIRNADKLSARELDGEIRRLTAVAREGKATPEELGSGTFTLNNYGVFGVDGSAAIINHPEVAILGVGRIIDKPWVVSGELAVRKVTELTLTFDHRVCDGGTAAGFLRFVADAIENPGSVLSDL from the coding sequence ATGAGCGAAACCAAAGTATTCCTGCTGCCCGATCTCGGCGAAGGCCTCACCGAAGCCGAACTGGTGAACTGGCTTGTCGCCGTGGGCGATGAGATCCTCGTGGACCAGCCCATCGCCGAGGTTGAGACGGCCAAGTCCGTGGTGGAAGTGCCCTCGCCCTACGCCGGCACGGTCCTTGAGCTGCACGGCGAGCCCGGGCAGACATTGGACGTGGGGAAGCCGCTGATTTCTGTTGCTCCGGTTGGTTCTCTAGCGCGTGAGTCCGGCGCGGATGATGCCGCCCCCGCCCCTTCGCCGGCCTCCGCGCCGGCATCATCCGCGCCGGCTGCGGTAGCAGCCAACGCCTACCGCGAGGAGGAGAAGGCGGGGTCCGGCAACGTGCTGATCGGCTACGGGACGCCCGGCGGCGAAGGTCAGTCGCGGCGCTCGCGGGCACCGCGGACCCCGGTAGTTGAGCCTGCCGCAACTAATCCCGCCGAGACCCAGGATGTGGACCTCTCGCTGCTCCGTACACGGGTACCCGGGAAGCTTGGCGCGGTCATTTCGCCGCTGGTCCGGCGGATGGCCCGTGAGCACGGTGTGGACCTCGGCGAGCTGCACGGCTCCGGCGACAGCGGCCTGATCATGCGCCGGGATGTCGAAGCCGCCATTATCCCGGCCGTTAAGGAGAGCCCAACTGTTGAGGTGAGCCCGGTAGTTGAGCCTGCCGCAACCCAGGGCGCTGTTGACTCCCGGACCGGCCTCGATATTTCCGCCCGGACGCCGGTCAAGGGTGTCCGTAAGGCCGTCGCGGCCAACATGGCCCGAAGCCGGCAGGAGATTCCCGAAGCCACAGTCTGGGTTGACGTTGATGCCACCGCGCTGGTGGAGCTCCGCGCGGGCCTGAAGAAGGCCGATTCGCACGCTACGCCGGGATTGTTGGCCTTCATCGCCCGTTTTGTCACGGCCGGGTTAAAACGATTCCCGGAGCTGAATACCCGCATCGAGACCACTGACGGCGGCGCCCAGGAGATCGTGTCCTTCGGCGGCGTCAACCTTGGCTTCGCGGCCCAGACGGACCGCGGACTGATGGTCCCTTCCATCCGGAACGCGGACAAACTCAGCGCCCGCGAACTGGACGGAGAGATCCGCCGGCTCACCGCCGTCGCACGCGAGGGGAAGGCAACCCCGGAGGAACTGGGCAGCGGAACCTTCACGCTGAACAACTATGGGGTGTTCGGCGTGGACGGCTCCGCGGCCATCATCAACCACCCCGAGGTGGCGATCCTCGGGGTCGGGCGCATCATCGACAAGCCGTGGGTGGTGAGCGGGGAACTCGCGGTCCGCAAGGTCACCGAACTGACGCTCACGTTCGATCACCGCGTGTGCGACGGCGGCACGGCAGCCGGGTTCCTCCGGTTCGTCGCGGACGCCATCGAGAACCCGGGATCGGTGCTTTCGGACCTGTAG